In Roseicyclus marinus, the genomic window GCGACCGGCTTGATGGGCGAGGCGGGGCCCGAAGCGATCTTGCCCTTGGCGCGGGGGGCCGATGGGCGGCTGGGGGTTGCCGGGCCCGGCGGCGGCGCGGGGCCGGTGCAGGTGGTCATGAACATCACCACGCCCGATGTGCAGGGCTTTGCCCGCAGCCAGACGCAGATCGCGGCACAGATGGGCCGGGCGCTTGCGCGCGGCCAGCGCAACCGCTGAAGGGGCAGGGACATGGCATTTCACGAGGTCCGGTTTCCGGCCAAGCTGAGTTTCGGGTCGGTGGGCGGCCCCGAGCGGCGCACCGAGGTGGTGACGCTTACGAACGGGTTCGAGGAGCGCAACACGCCCTGGGCGCAATCGCGCCGCCGCTATGATGCGGGGGTGAGCCTGCGCTCGCTCGACGATATCGCCGAGCTGATCGCCTTTTTCGAGGCGCGGCGGGGGCAGTTGCACGGGTTCCGCTGGAAGGATTGGTCGGATTACAAGAGCTGCCTGCCCTCGGCGCTGCCCGGGTTCGCCGATCAGAGGATCGGGACGGGGGACGGGGTGCGCCGGGAATTTCGGCTGGCCAAGACCTATGCCTCGGGCGGGGCGGAATATCTGCGCGAGATCACCAAGCCCGTGGAGGGCAGCGTTCTGGTCGGCATCACGGGGGATGCGCAGATCCTGGGGGTGGATTTCGAGCTGGATGTGACGACGGGTGTCGTGAGCTTTGCCGAAGCGCCCGATGCGGG contains:
- a CDS encoding DUF2460 domain-containing protein — encoded protein: MAFHEVRFPAKLSFGSVGGPERRTEVVTLTNGFEERNTPWAQSRRRYDAGVSLRSLDDIAELIAFFEARRGQLHGFRWKDWSDYKSCLPSALPGFADQRIGTGDGVRREFRLAKTYASGGAEYLREITKPVEGSVLVGITGDAQILGVDFELDVTTGVVSFAEAPDAGEAITAGFEFDVPVRFDTDVIQTSVASFQAGEVPDVPVVEIRL